From one Sandaracinaceae bacterium genomic stretch:
- a CDS encoding ATP-binding protein produces MRIATKTALAFAAFAAVCVGGAGGLLLDESREALHDALIDRQRLLVANRALVLRENLGLAIGELERLADMAEIDLDDGDLGPEQRLLGHAYRQTSFFNGRLELYGLAGRCRWAEPVSGGCREPDSASRSWLIRAREAGQTTLLHVTDPDGRGLIDIVAPVRRGGRSVGVLRGVIDLQRDRMFSPPLAEDLHPTTRVALVTADGRPVIRSAEVSLTDAPWTTAVSAFEGGQGGATVADAPGGELLLAWTPVGRGDLWLLFAWPLEVLDDDAERHVRSLSVSILLVGLLALGVGFIVARGLTQPLKGLAEQVRGVHGDAPLVLPASSRPDEVGEVQRALCTLLARLEDRESHIRADRDRISDLASHLEDRVEERTRELRATRDALVEAERMAAIGRAATVLSHELRNALNAVSVAMDTLGSDTSEEALSDARRLVRSEVARLRTLSDDLLSYAKEPVIRRQPVSVAELLELVELLTEERAKRLGARVEIDADAAVVWLDPERMQTVLVNLVHNAVEATAQRDERVVRVTARAGDALAITVDDSGEGVAEAIRERVFQPFVTARIHGIGLGLAIAERFVLAHGGTIQLAQSPLGGARFVVCLPLEEARGDEVET; encoded by the coding sequence ATGCGGATCGCCACGAAGACGGCCCTGGCCTTCGCCGCGTTCGCCGCCGTATGCGTCGGAGGAGCCGGCGGGCTCCTCCTCGACGAGTCCCGCGAGGCGCTGCACGACGCCCTGATCGACCGACAGCGCCTCCTCGTCGCCAACCGCGCGCTCGTGCTTCGGGAGAACCTGGGGCTGGCCATCGGAGAGCTGGAGCGGCTCGCGGACATGGCGGAGATCGATCTGGACGACGGAGATCTCGGCCCGGAGCAGCGGCTGCTCGGTCACGCCTACCGGCAGACCTCGTTCTTCAACGGCCGGCTCGAGCTCTACGGCCTGGCGGGCCGATGTCGCTGGGCCGAGCCGGTCTCTGGCGGCTGTCGGGAGCCCGACTCGGCCAGCCGGAGCTGGCTCATCCGCGCCCGGGAGGCGGGGCAGACGACCCTCCTGCACGTGACCGATCCCGACGGTCGCGGGCTGATCGACATCGTGGCGCCCGTGCGTCGTGGGGGCCGGTCGGTGGGGGTGCTGCGCGGCGTGATCGATCTGCAGCGGGATCGGATGTTCTCTCCTCCCCTGGCGGAGGACCTGCACCCCACGACCCGGGTGGCGCTGGTGACCGCGGATGGACGGCCGGTGATCCGCTCCGCGGAGGTCTCGCTCACCGACGCGCCCTGGACCACGGCGGTGAGCGCCTTCGAGGGCGGGCAGGGCGGGGCGACGGTGGCGGACGCGCCGGGCGGCGAGCTCCTCTTGGCCTGGACGCCCGTCGGTCGCGGGGATCTCTGGCTGCTCTTCGCGTGGCCGCTCGAGGTCCTCGACGACGACGCCGAGCGCCACGTCCGAAGCCTCAGCGTCTCGATCCTGCTCGTCGGGCTCCTCGCGCTGGGCGTCGGGTTCATCGTCGCGCGAGGCCTCACGCAGCCCCTCAAGGGCCTCGCCGAGCAGGTCAGGGGGGTCCACGGCGACGCGCCGCTCGTGCTCCCGGCGAGCTCGCGTCCCGACGAGGTCGGCGAGGTGCAGCGGGCGCTCTGCACCCTGCTCGCGCGCCTGGAGGATCGAGAGAGCCACATCCGCGCCGACCGCGATCGCATCTCGGACCTGGCGAGCCACCTGGAGGACCGCGTGGAGGAGCGCACCCGCGAGCTGCGGGCTACGCGCGACGCGCTCGTCGAGGCGGAGCGCATGGCGGCCATCGGCCGCGCGGCCACGGTCCTGAGTCACGAGCTCCGCAACGCCCTGAACGCCGTCTCGGTGGCGATGGACACGCTTGGGAGCGACACCTCCGAGGAGGCGCTGAGCGACGCACGACGGCTCGTGCGCAGCGAGGTCGCGCGCCTGAGGACGCTGTCGGACGATCTCCTCTCGTACGCGAAGGAGCCGGTGATCCGACGGCAGCCGGTCTCGGTGGCCGAGCTGCTGGAGCTGGTGGAGCTGCTGACCGAGGAGCGCGCCAAGCGGCTCGGGGCGCGCGTGGAGATCGACGCCGACGCCGCGGTGGTCTGGCTCGATCCCGAGCGCATGCAGACGGTGCTCGTGAACCTCGTGCACAACGCCGTCGAGGCGACCGCGCAGCGCGACGAGCGTGTGGTCCGAGTCACCGCGCGCGCGGGCGACGCGCTCGCGATCACGGTCGACGACTCGGGGGAGGGCGTCGCGGAGGCGATCCGAGAGCGCGTCTTTCAGCCCTTCGTCACCGCGCGGATCCACGGGATCGGCCTCGGCCTGGCCATCGCGGAGCGGTTCGTGCTCGCGCACGGTGGCACGATACAGCTCGCCCAGAGCCCGCTCGGGGGCGCCCGGTTCGTGGTGTGTCTCCCGCTCGAGGAGGCTCGAGGAGACGAGGTAGAGACATGA
- a CDS encoding sigma-54 dependent transcriptional regulator: protein MTISVLLIDDERSFRLLMERALTREGYAVRTVASGAEARGAWKEETPDLVIVDRNLPDGDGIDLLGEMRADADERNVDVTFLMVTAYADVEHAVDAVKRGADDYVTKPVQLPDLLIKLRKAIERRDLERRVRAMRLQEPDVATLLRRSKSAAMHRVLEMAERVAESPDTPVLIRGESGTGKDMLARFIHAATPGRSDHAFVELNCAALTEQLAESELFGHEKGAFTDAKSAKRGLLELADGGTLFLDEIADLGLGIQAKLLRVLETMRFRRVGGTQDRSVNVRILSATNRDLAQEVEEGSFRLDLYHRLDVFHLTLPALRERPEDILELARQFVVDIAGRLGRPNQRLAPDAAAALRAYAYPGNVRELKNVVERAVILERGATITTDSLVLGGPTLGAAHERAFFQVDLHEGEPPTLKEVEAAYVDRVLKMTDGNKTRAARALGITFPTIAKKIADYGL, encoded by the coding sequence ATGACCATCTCCGTACTGCTCATCGACGACGAGCGCTCCTTCCGGCTCCTGATGGAGCGCGCGCTCACCCGGGAGGGCTACGCCGTGCGAACGGTGGCGAGCGGCGCCGAGGCGCGCGGCGCGTGGAAGGAGGAGACCCCCGACCTGGTGATCGTCGATCGCAACCTGCCCGACGGCGACGGGATCGACCTCCTCGGCGAGATGCGCGCCGACGCCGACGAGCGGAACGTGGACGTGACGTTCCTGATGGTGACGGCCTACGCGGACGTGGAGCACGCGGTCGACGCGGTGAAGCGGGGGGCGGACGACTACGTGACCAAGCCCGTGCAGCTGCCGGATCTGCTGATCAAGCTGCGCAAGGCGATCGAGCGGCGCGACCTCGAGCGCCGGGTGCGCGCGATGCGGCTGCAGGAGCCAGACGTCGCCACGTTGCTCCGGCGATCGAAGAGCGCCGCGATGCATCGCGTGCTGGAGATGGCGGAGCGCGTCGCGGAGAGCCCGGACACGCCGGTTCTGATCCGTGGGGAGAGCGGCACCGGCAAGGACATGCTCGCGCGCTTCATCCACGCGGCGACCCCCGGGCGGAGTGACCACGCCTTCGTCGAGCTCAACTGCGCGGCGCTCACGGAGCAGCTCGCGGAGAGCGAGCTGTTCGGACACGAGAAGGGCGCGTTCACCGACGCCAAGAGCGCCAAGCGGGGCCTGCTCGAGCTCGCGGACGGCGGGACCCTCTTCCTCGACGAGATCGCCGACCTCGGCCTCGGCATCCAGGCCAAGCTCCTGCGCGTGCTCGAGACGATGCGCTTCCGGCGCGTCGGGGGCACGCAGGACCGCTCGGTGAATGTGCGCATCCTGTCGGCGACGAACCGCGACCTCGCCCAGGAGGTCGAGGAGGGGAGCTTCCGGCTCGACCTCTACCACCGCCTGGACGTCTTCCACCTCACGCTGCCCGCGCTCCGAGAGCGCCCGGAAGACATCCTCGAGCTCGCCCGTCAGTTCGTGGTCGACATCGCCGGGCGGCTCGGCCGGCCCAACCAGAGGCTCGCCCCCGACGCCGCCGCCGCGCTGCGCGCGTACGCCTACCCCGGGAACGTGCGCGAGCTGAAGAACGTCGTGGAGCGCGCCGTCATCCTCGAGCGCGGCGCGACGATCACCACCGACTCCCTGGTGCTCGGCGGGCCGACCCTGGGCGCCGCGCACGAGCGCGCGTTCTTCCAGGTAGACCTCCACGAGGGGGAGCCGCCGACGCTGAAGGAGGTCGAGGCGGCCTACGTCGATCGGGTCCTGAAGATGACGGACGGCAACAAGACCCGAGCCGCGCGCGCGCTGGGGATCACCTTCCCGACGATCGCCAAGAAGATCGCCGACTACGGTCTCTGA